The Tenrec ecaudatus isolate mTenEca1 chromosome 4, mTenEca1.hap1, whole genome shotgun sequence region ACTTGGAGAGTGTCCTATAAGACACAATGAGTGTCTTCTGGCttataagagaaagaaaaagagaacttTCATTTTTAGTAAACTCTTCCTTATTTTATCATATTCTAATTACTATGACATCCCTAAACTCCAAATCACCTTTAATTGAATCTCTGGAGCCTGGAATAAATATTTCTGGGCTGCAGAGTAGAAGACATCCCAAAGGAGTGCTGGGGAAATATATACGCACACACAAAAATttaaacatatataaatacagGGTTAGCTAAGACAGGTGAAAACATCAGTGAGGGACAGAGTGTCATTTCCAGGAATCAAACTTGCCAACAGAGGGTAAGCACCTGGGGGCAGCGGAGTTACATAGTCTGGCTTCTCTTTGACCTGAGCTGCAGTTGGAATAGGACAGCAAGATCTGGGTTAGTCTTCAAAGGATCCCTGAATGCCAAACACCTACACAAAcaactatacacacacatacacacacacacacacacacacacacacaaccttctaAAGAGGATGCCAGGATCCCATCTCGCGAAATACCTGACTTTATCTAGAATTGCAAGTTCAGTATGCTAGATACACAGTGTCGAGCATAGTTTAAAATCCACTTCTTGTGAGAAATCAACACTGTGCTGTATGgttccacacatgcacacatgggtCAACATCAGTTTGAATCCCTCCGTGGtgactttaaaaaattagtttgtGAAAACTGCTAGTTCTGGTGAGACAGCAATAAATAAGCTAGACATGTCTGGCTACATTTGTAGATTTTGCATAGTGGTTGGTGGGGGAAATAGACTACGCAGGAGTAATAAATAGAAGATAATATGTAGGGGAAAGGAGCAGAGGAAGGATGAGGACGGTCGAGCAGGCTGGGAATGGCATTTCTGATGGGGTGTTGGGCTGGCCATCGGTAGGTCAATGGCATTTGGAAGGGACTTAAAGGTGATGGGAGGATAAGCTATGCACAGGTCCAGGGAAACGGAACTCCAGGCAGAGGGACAGACAGTTTGAAATCTCTGACGCCGAGGCATGCCTTGATTGCGTGTTTGAGAAAGAATGACAACAAATTGGTCGCCAACTGAGTCATGGATGGAATTCAGAGAAGAGGATGCCACAGTAAAGCACTACCAGCTAGAGAGGACCATAAAACTATTGTATGGCTTTGACTTTAACTTTGAGTAAAATGGTAACCTTAAAAGATATGAAGTACAGGCATTGTACGAcatgatttttctcttttaaatgtcACCTACTAAAGGGTAGCCTGAAGGGCAGTAGGTTGTTGACAAGTTAGGAGGCATTGAGGGActcttgacaggagatgatggtgGTTTAACAGAGGGTGGCAGTAAAATGAAATTTCAGAATATATCTTGAACATAAAGACACTAAGGTTTCTTAGGAGATTGGTAAGAGGGAATGAGAGTACGTCAGCTCCAaatttttgtcttcagggattggaaAAGCAGACTTTTATTAATATGGTAAACAAATGAATTGATAGATGATTTTTATATCTGTAGAATTCTATTTTAAATATGCTATTTATTTGTGAAGGTAGTCATAAATCAAAGGATATTTCATAATTATAAAGTGTTACCACTAACTAGAAATATGGGCACCTTTTAGTTGTGaaattttaaattgaaaattaTAGGAAAGAAGTCCATGGACAGACAGACGTTTCTGACCTCTGAGTCTAAATATTTGTGAAATTAGATAGATGTGCATTTTACCCCCGTGAGGTAGGGAAGAAGAAATGCTGCTTCTTATAAAGCTCTCCCAGAATTTCATTATGTTTCAAAAAATTATGAACTGCTAAATATTTGCAGATGTCGAAATTGAAGATTGCAGACATTTGAGAATATGCACAGCACAGTATGAAACAAGAATGAGAATGAAAATCTTGAAGTGAAAAGAGCAATTATGTTGTCTAATTCATTCTGTCTCTTACATCAACCAAATGTGAATCTTTTCCTTTGTACCCAAAAATACAGTCTGTGTTCTGATATTTTTTTCTACCAGATGGTAGGTAGCTGAGGTCATCTCTTTGTATGTTTATGATGGATACAGGCTAACAAAAGGAAATCTTAGAGGGTTAGCCCTGGAAAAAGTATCAACCACTGTTTATCATCTTTTTTTCACATAGATGGTAAACAGTGAATAATACAACATTCAGAGCTGGACCCAAACCCCAGAACTTCCTAATGTAGGGAACTCTGTATTTATCAACCTGCCGTTTCTTTGGCAAATAACATTAgaataagtgaaaaaaaaatcaaacattcaGGAGTTTAGGCAGACTACAAACCATAACACAGTGCTGACTTAAATTAAGTCTTTATAGAATATTTCCCCCTTCTATTCATATCTCAAGCATGGttcctacgttaactagtggaggGGCTGttaaatttttttccaaaatgatagaacaactgttTCAGTTTCTCAGCCTTGACCGTGCCAGGTCTGTCTGCTCTCAGCTAGTCTTGTTTGCGTGGCTGTGGTCAGCTGGAAAGTCAAATGGGGACTGCATGATCCTGACTCACCAACCTCACATGTCTGGGGGCCAGGTTGCTGTCAGAGAGCAATCATCTCTGACAGATAGCTTCTACCCTAGAGTGATGGCGAGAACCTTTCTAGAGATCCCATTCACTGCCATTACTTGGTGGTCCCAGGTCCAAAAGTGAGGAAAGAAGATCAAAGCCTATTGAGAGCAGCCTTGTAATTCACAGGGGACTCTTGTGGGCCAAAGTATGTTACAGGGCATTTGGATTCAAGAAGGGAATCAAAGGATTCCTATTGTGAAATGAAGATCTGGAAATAATTGTGATCCTTTTTTCTTTATATCTGCCTATCGAGGGAGGGCAGGGGTGATGTGGGGTGTGGGGATCTTAGTTTACCCATTTCTGCCCAACAGACTGTGGACAATAATAATATGCTATGCTGCATTGTGATAGATCCATCCTGCATACAGAGTTGAGAATGGTGGTATAATACAGTGTCTTCTAATGGAATGCTACAGAGCTTAATCAGGTATATTTTATTAACTCTCCCAAGACTTTCTAGTTTCttttgtaaataaataaagaaattaaaaagagaTAATGAGCTCTTACTTTGATATATTTTCAGAGACGTTTTCTTTAATGGTGTTCCAAGCATTTCTGGACACATTCCTCTGTAAATATAAATTTCTATTTGGAGTCAGAGTGCTGGTCTTTGAGTTCGGTCTCCCAGGGTCAATTACAGTTTATTCAATCCCTAGTTATTCTAACCAGAACTCTGCCTCCCCTTCTGCTTATAACTTTATAAACTTGTCTCTGCAAGTGATAGAAAAGAAGAGGTTTCAGAAGGTCTATGTTGTGAGGGAATATTTACTCCCATTCAGTATGTTGTCTTATTTGCAGTCAGAGTGCACTTTGAAGATGTAAATCTGATCACAGTACTTCCTCATAACGAAATAAACTTCCATTTATGCTCTTTTAAATATAGCCTCTAATTGGTTTCCTGATTGCATGAAGCACCTGGCTCATACATATGCATTAGAAACATTCAAACGTTAATATATATTCATCCCATTTCAGCCTAGGTAAAAACCTTAAGCGgactcagaaaaaaatgaaatgtaataaTGGATGACAGTACaaactatatttatttatttgcacaATATAAACTATATATCTACTTGTGAAGCTCCTGATAAGTATGGAATTATTCCTGAGGCATAGAATATGGGAGTCATTTAGGTTTGTTAAAGTTTTCAGTGTATAAAGACAAGTAGGGAGAGAGCCTCTTCTGTTCATGTGCTAGTGAGTAGAGAGAGATCCATTAGGGACTAAGAGAGAAATggaatggattccaggtcttcAAGCTGCTTTGCTTAaacaatatcatcagtcaagtcCTATCATCTCTGCACATTGCCAGCCATATCTAAGTAATTCTCACACCCACTTCCTAACGAGGACAGCAGTGGACCTTGAGCTATAGCACCTGGGGTTGCATTCTAATTTCAATTCTGTTCTGAGTCTAATGGTAAATATttccaaaatgaaaataaatcacaGTCCTCTCTTGGCTTTAACTTTCTCACACTTCCATATATGCAGACGGAAGCCAGCTTCCTACTGGGATATTAACCCGAATCCAGTACTGTCAAAAGTGAGAAAATTTGATAACAGCATTATTTACTTCTTACACCAGAAGAATCCCTAAGTGACGCCTCCGCACCCCACCCGGAATCTTAATCAGACCCTCAGAGCAGTGGATATGAGGGTGGGAAATCGCACAACCCTGACGGAGTTCATCTTGCTGGGCTTCACAGCAGATCGTCAGTTGCAGCTGATTCTGTTTGGAGTATTTCTAGTGCTCTATTTGGTGACCTTGTCTGGGAACATGACTATGATCATCTTAATCCGGTTTGATTCCCGTCTGCACACACCTATGTACTTTTTTATTGGCAGTCTGTCTTTCCTTGATTTCTGGTACGCCACTGTGTACACCCCCCTCATCCTGGCTAATTGCATCTCAGAAGACAAGCGCATTTCTTTGTCAGGATGTGGGGCACAGGCTTTCTTTTCCTGCCTCGTAGCTTACACAGAATGCTACCTCCTAGCAGCCATGTCTTATGACCGCCACGCGGCTATTTGTAATCCGCTCCTCTACTCTGGCACTATGTCCCCGGCTCTCTGCACTGGGCTCGTCGCTGGCTCCTACATTGGTGGGCTGTTGAATGCCATCGCTCATACCGCCAACACTTTCCGCCTGAGTTTCTGTGGCAAGAACATCATCGACCACTTTTTCTGTGATGCCCCACCTCTGGTGAAGATGTCCTGCACAGACACGCGGGTCTATGAGAAAGTGCTCCTGggtgtggtgggcttcacggtcCTCTCCAGCATCCTGGCCATCCTGATTTCCTACTTCAACATCCTCCTGGCTATCCTGCGCATCCGCTCAGCCTCTGGAAGGCGCAAGGCCTTCTCCACCTGTGCTGCCCATGTGATCTCGGTCATGTTCTTCTACGGGTCCCTGCTCTTCATGTACTCCAGGCCCAGTTCCACCTACTCGCTGGCGAAAGACAAGGTGGCTGCCCTCTTCTACACTGTGGTGAACCCCTTGCTCAACCCTCTCATCTACAGCGTGAGGAACAAAGATGTCAAAGAGGCTTTCCGGAAAGCAATACAGACCTTGAGGCCACAAAGATGAAGGCCATCCTCTATCTTTCCAATGAATGCTCTGATTTTCTTTCCAAATTACTGCTGTAGTCTGGAAATAATGAAATTTCACTGATAGTCCAATGTTAGGTTTAGTGAAATGTTAATGAAAATATTCTTTCAGTTGTTACTATGAAGTTGTGGAGAGTTACAcccttttatttttgttgtttgacACTTTCCCTGCAGCTTTCCCATTTATCTCTGTGCAGTACTGGGCTCTCTATGAAATGTTCCTTTCTGGGGATATCTTAGCAAGGGAGTAACTAATGTAGGTGCGTTTTGTGTGGGAT contains the following coding sequences:
- the LOC142445684 gene encoding olfactory receptor 9G4-like yields the protein MRVGNRTTLTEFILLGFTADRQLQLILFGVFLVLYLVTLSGNMTMIILIRFDSRLHTPMYFFIGSLSFLDFWYATVYTPLILANCISEDKRISLSGCGAQAFFSCLVAYTECYLLAAMSYDRHAAICNPLLYSGTMSPALCTGLVAGSYIGGLLNAIAHTANTFRLSFCGKNIIDHFFCDAPPLVKMSCTDTRVYEKVLLGVVGFTVLSSILAILISYFNILLAILRIRSASGRRKAFSTCAAHVISVMFFYGSLLFMYSRPSSTYSLAKDKVAALFYTVVNPLLNPLIYSVRNKDVKEAFRKAIQTLRPQR